A region of Nocardioides sp. JS614 DNA encodes the following proteins:
- the mptB gene encoding polyprenol phosphomannose-dependent alpha 1,6 mannosyltransferase MptB translates to MLTRGFVGSVLVLLGGLVVSTLPRSTWLMGHDLLVDLRGAEAGRMAGLAVVLLGLGLLAAAWLSLCRHVAVAQGEEREDAVYLVRHAAVVWSAPLVLAPPLFSRDGWSYAAQGMLAHVGISPYEYGPGVLAGLPVAEAVDPRWMTTVTPYGPVPVAVGELAAGVTGNPWVLVVAHRLVALVGLALLAWAVPRLAQWSGLDPALASAVVLASPLMIANGVGGLHNDLLMVGLMAAALVAAVERGWVAGALLGGLAAAVKLPGGLVCVGVALVGLPLTASFAARVRRLAVVGLAAVGTLLGLGVASGLGSGWVHGLAVPATVNTPLSVTTLVGGLLDRLAWLLGLGLAPATFLGLVRQLGTAAMLVTVLVVALRWRTGDRAGAVQAVALVVATTVLLSPVVHLWYLLWVVPFVATLRLSRVATAGLLAASTGFGLVAPMDSSLHGAYYAIVLGSMLVAMLVPLLLLTRRSRARIERIVSAEWIPAAGSVAGVAVEPEPAQVRAGAMTPATSPSVIRPPDVPGAA, encoded by the coding sequence CTCGTGGGTTCGTGGGCAGTGTGCTGGTCCTGCTGGGCGGGCTGGTCGTGTCCACGCTGCCGCGGTCGACCTGGCTGATGGGCCACGACCTGCTGGTCGACCTGCGCGGTGCCGAGGCCGGTCGGATGGCCGGGCTGGCGGTCGTGCTGCTCGGTCTCGGGCTGCTCGCCGCCGCCTGGCTGTCGCTGTGCCGGCACGTCGCGGTCGCGCAGGGCGAGGAGCGCGAGGACGCGGTCTACCTGGTGCGGCACGCCGCCGTCGTGTGGAGTGCGCCGTTGGTGCTGGCGCCGCCGCTGTTCTCCCGCGACGGCTGGTCCTACGCCGCCCAGGGGATGCTCGCCCACGTCGGCATCTCGCCGTACGAGTACGGGCCAGGCGTGCTCGCCGGACTGCCGGTCGCCGAGGCCGTGGACCCGCGCTGGATGACGACGGTGACGCCGTACGGCCCGGTGCCCGTGGCCGTCGGCGAGCTCGCCGCCGGCGTCACCGGCAACCCCTGGGTGCTCGTGGTCGCGCACCGCCTGGTGGCGCTCGTCGGCCTGGCGCTGCTGGCCTGGGCGGTGCCGCGGCTCGCGCAGTGGAGCGGCCTCGACCCGGCGCTGGCGTCGGCGGTCGTGCTCGCCTCACCACTGATGATCGCCAACGGCGTCGGCGGTCTGCACAACGACCTGTTGATGGTCGGGCTGATGGCGGCCGCGCTGGTCGCCGCCGTCGAGCGGGGGTGGGTGGCCGGCGCGCTGCTCGGCGGGCTCGCGGCGGCCGTGAAGCTGCCGGGCGGCCTGGTCTGCGTGGGCGTGGCCCTCGTGGGCCTGCCGCTCACCGCGTCGTTCGCGGCACGGGTACGCCGGCTCGCCGTGGTCGGCCTGGCCGCCGTCGGGACGCTCCTCGGGCTCGGCGTCGCGAGCGGCCTGGGCAGCGGGTGGGTGCACGGCCTCGCCGTCCCCGCCACCGTCAACACCCCGCTGTCGGTCACGACGCTGGTCGGCGGCCTGCTCGACCGGTTGGCGTGGCTGCTCGGGCTCGGCCTCGCGCCGGCGACGTTCCTCGGCCTCGTCCGCCAGCTCGGCACGGCGGCCATGCTGGTCACGGTGCTCGTGGTCGCCCTGCGCTGGCGCACGGGGGACCGGGCCGGGGCCGTCCAGGCGGTCGCACTCGTCGTCGCGACCACCGTGCTGCTCAGCCCGGTCGTGCACCTGTGGTACCTGCTGTGGGTGGTGCCGTTCGTCGCCACCCTGCGCCTGTCCCGGGTCGCGACGGCCGGACTGCTCGCGGCCTCGACCGGCTTCGGCCTGGTGGCGCCGATGGACTCCTCCCTGCACGGCGCCTACTACGCGATCGTGCTGGGCAGCATGCTGGTCGCGATGCTGGTGCCGCTGCTCCTGCTGACCCGCCGCTCACGAGCCCGGATCGAGCGGATCGTGTCGGCGGAGTGGATCCCCGCTGCGGGGTCGGTCGCGGGGGTGGCGGTGGAGCCGGAGCCCGCTCAGGTGCGTGCGGGCGCGATGACCCCGGCCACCTCACCGAGCGTGATCCGGCCGCCGGACGTGCCGGGTGCGGCGTAG
- the fahA gene encoding fumarylacetoacetase has translation MRTWVPGAAGSGFDVDHLPYGVFSRAGEEPRVGVRIGDQVLDLAPVAAAEMLDVHRVLEERSLNALMAEGRRVRESVRAWVTGLLSDEAERDLVEPHLVPLAEVALHLPVEVADYVDFYASEHHASNVGRIFRPDAEPLLPNWKHLPVGYHGRAGTVVASGTPVVRPCGQRRGDAGPTYGPSTRLDIEAELGFVVGTPSELGTPVRYDAFADHVFGVVGLNDWSARDIQAWEYVPLGPFLGKSFATSVSQWVTPLEALDAAWVDLPGQDPEPLPYLGPGATRGLDIDVEVVVNGEVVSRPPYRTMYWSPAQLLAHLTVNGASLRTGDLYASGTISGPEPDQRGSLLELGWGADDAFLDDGDEVVLRYAAPGTSGGRITLGEVAGVIAPART, from the coding sequence GTGAGGACCTGGGTCCCCGGCGCGGCCGGCTCCGGGTTCGACGTCGACCACCTGCCGTACGGCGTGTTCTCCCGCGCCGGGGAGGAGCCGCGGGTCGGCGTCCGCATCGGCGACCAGGTGCTCGACCTGGCACCGGTCGCCGCCGCCGAGATGCTCGACGTCCACCGCGTCCTCGAGGAGCGCTCGCTGAACGCGCTGATGGCGGAAGGGCGCCGGGTCCGCGAGTCGGTGCGCGCCTGGGTCACCGGGCTGCTCAGCGACGAGGCCGAGCGCGACCTGGTCGAGCCGCACCTGGTCCCGCTCGCAGAGGTCGCCCTGCACCTGCCGGTCGAGGTGGCCGACTACGTCGACTTCTACGCGAGCGAGCACCACGCCTCCAACGTCGGCCGGATCTTCCGCCCCGACGCCGAGCCCTTGCTGCCGAACTGGAAGCACCTGCCGGTCGGCTACCACGGTCGCGCCGGCACGGTGGTCGCGTCCGGCACCCCCGTCGTCCGCCCGTGCGGGCAGCGGCGCGGCGACGCAGGCCCGACGTACGGCCCCTCGACACGGCTCGACATCGAGGCCGAGCTCGGCTTCGTGGTCGGCACGCCGTCCGAGCTCGGGACTCCGGTGCGGTACGACGCGTTCGCCGACCACGTGTTCGGCGTGGTCGGCCTCAACGACTGGTCGGCGCGCGACATCCAGGCCTGGGAGTACGTACCCCTGGGGCCGTTCCTCGGCAAGTCCTTCGCGACCTCGGTGTCCCAGTGGGTGACGCCGCTCGAGGCGCTCGACGCGGCGTGGGTCGACCTGCCCGGCCAGGACCCGGAGCCGTTGCCCTACCTGGGCCCCGGCGCCACCCGGGGGCTCGACATCGACGTCGAGGTGGTCGTCAACGGCGAGGTCGTCAGCCGGCCGCCCTACCGCACGATGTACTGGTCGCCGGCGCAGCTGCTCGCCCATCTCACGGTGAACGGAGCGAGCCTGCGCACCGGCGACCTCTACGCGTCGGGCACCATCAGCGGCCCGGAGCCGGACCAGCGCGGCTCACTGCTGGAGCTGGGCTGGGGCGCCGACGACGCGTTCCTCGACGACGGCGACGAGGTCGTGCTCCGCTACGCCGCACCCGGCACGTCCGGCGGCCGGATCACGCTCGGTGAGGTGGCCGGGGTCATCGCGCCCGCACGCACCTGA
- a CDS encoding homogentisate 1,2-dioxygenase yields MAHYRRIGAVPPKRHTQARDPDGRLYYEELMGEEGFSSDSSLLYHRGVPSAIVAAEPWELPDQSRTPNHPLKPRHLRLHDLETGGDAVTSRRLVLANADVRISYVVAGSEPSAYYRNAIGDECVYVESGAGVVETVFGVVGYRAGDYVVIPRATTHRWVPAPGSEDPSRLYAIEANSHIAPPKRYLSRYGQLLEHAPYCERDLYGPTQPFTADGGDVDVLVKHRTGGGIVGTRMTYATHPFDVVGWDGCLYPYTLNIEDYMPITGKVHQPPPVHQVFEGHNFVVCNFLPRKVDYHPLAIPVPYYHSNVDSDEVMFYVGGDYEARKGSGIRIGSISLHPGGHAHGPQPSAIEASLGVEYFEESAVMVDTFAPLDLGEAGLAVEDPAYAWSWAGRGPEDPPVFSNS; encoded by the coding sequence ATGGCCCACTACCGACGGATCGGTGCGGTCCCGCCGAAGCGGCACACGCAGGCCCGCGACCCCGACGGCCGGCTCTACTACGAGGAGCTGATGGGCGAGGAGGGATTCTCCTCGGACTCGTCGCTGCTCTACCACCGCGGCGTGCCCTCCGCCATCGTCGCCGCGGAGCCGTGGGAGCTCCCGGACCAGAGCCGCACGCCCAACCACCCGCTCAAGCCGCGGCACCTGCGGCTCCACGACCTCGAGACCGGCGGCGACGCCGTGACCAGCCGTCGGCTCGTGCTCGCCAACGCCGACGTGCGGATCTCCTACGTGGTCGCCGGGTCCGAGCCCTCCGCCTACTACCGCAACGCGATCGGCGACGAGTGCGTGTACGTCGAGTCCGGGGCCGGCGTGGTCGAGACCGTGTTCGGCGTGGTGGGCTACCGCGCCGGCGACTACGTCGTGATCCCGCGCGCGACCACGCACCGGTGGGTGCCGGCCCCTGGGTCCGAGGACCCGAGCCGGCTCTACGCGATCGAGGCGAACAGCCACATCGCCCCGCCCAAGCGCTACCTGTCCCGCTACGGCCAGCTGCTCGAGCACGCGCCGTACTGCGAGCGGGACCTGTACGGCCCGACCCAGCCGTTCACGGCCGACGGCGGCGACGTCGACGTCCTCGTCAAGCACCGGACCGGCGGCGGGATCGTCGGGACCCGGATGACCTACGCGACGCACCCCTTCGACGTGGTCGGTTGGGACGGCTGCCTGTACCCCTACACGCTCAACATCGAGGACTACATGCCGATCACCGGCAAGGTGCACCAGCCGCCACCGGTGCACCAGGTCTTCGAGGGGCACAACTTCGTGGTCTGCAACTTCCTGCCGCGCAAGGTCGACTACCACCCGCTCGCGATCCCGGTGCCGTACTACCACTCCAACGTCGACAGCGACGAGGTGATGTTCTACGTCGGCGGCGACTACGAGGCGCGCAAGGGCTCCGGCATCCGCATCGGGTCGATCTCGCTGCACCCCGGCGGACACGCCCACGGGCCGCAGCCCTCGGCGATCGAGGCCTCGCTCGGGGTGGAGTACTTCGAGGAGTCGGCGGTCATGGTCGACACCTTCGCCCCCCTCGACCTCGGCGAGGCGGGCCTCGCGGTCGAGGACCCGGCGTACGCGTGGAGCTGGGCCGGGCGGGGGCCCGAGGACCCGCCGGTCTTCTCCAACTCGTGA
- a CDS encoding aldo/keto reductase: METRRLGRLEHRSTVLIYGAAALSEVTQDVADRSIQEALDGGINHFDVAADYGDAELRLGPWLPRIRDRIFLATKTGRRDRESAWQEINRSLERLQTDHVDLLQLHAVGDLADLDLATGPGGALEAALRAQEEGLVGAVGITGHGAQAPATHLEALRRHPFATVLTPLNPVLWRDESYRADYQALVAEVRRQDAGLMTIKTASRRNWPEGDEHRYSTWYEPYDDQARITAAVSWVLAHDEVTGLATAGDVRLLGMFLEAERTRVAAAQAEHLLAGDPRYSSPFVAMPF, encoded by the coding sequence GTGGAGACCCGCAGGCTCGGTCGTCTCGAGCACCGCAGCACAGTCCTGATCTACGGGGCGGCGGCCCTCTCCGAGGTCACCCAGGACGTGGCGGACCGGTCGATCCAGGAGGCCCTCGACGGGGGCATCAACCACTTCGACGTCGCGGCCGACTACGGCGACGCCGAGCTCCGGCTCGGCCCGTGGTTGCCGCGGATCCGCGACCGGATCTTCCTGGCCACCAAGACCGGACGCCGGGACCGCGAGTCCGCCTGGCAGGAGATCAACCGATCGCTGGAGCGGCTCCAGACCGACCACGTGGACCTGCTCCAGCTGCATGCCGTGGGCGACCTCGCCGACCTCGACCTCGCCACCGGGCCCGGCGGCGCCCTCGAGGCCGCGCTCCGGGCGCAGGAGGAGGGCCTGGTCGGGGCGGTCGGCATCACCGGGCACGGGGCCCAGGCGCCGGCGACCCATCTCGAGGCACTGCGCCGGCACCCGTTCGCGACCGTGCTGACCCCGCTCAACCCGGTGCTGTGGCGCGACGAGTCCTACCGCGCCGACTACCAGGCCCTGGTCGCGGAGGTACGCCGCCAGGACGCCGGCCTGATGACGATCAAGACCGCGTCGCGCCGCAACTGGCCCGAGGGCGACGAGCACCGGTACTCGACCTGGTACGAGCCCTACGACGACCAGGCACGCATCACCGCCGCCGTGTCGTGGGTGCTCGCCCACGACGAGGTCACCGGGCTCGCGACGGCTGGCGACGTGCGCCTGCTCGGGATGTTCCTCGAGGCCGAGCGCACCCGGGTGGCCGCCGCCCAGGCGGAGCACCTCCTGGCCGGTGACCCCCGCTACTCCTCGCCGTTCGTGGCCATGCCGTTCTGA
- a CDS encoding glycosyltransferase: MRIAQLANFIGPASGGMKTAVAALGAGYVTAGVDRLLVVPGPVDAATTTEHGDVVQVRAPRVGGGYRLIVEPWRVVDVLERFAPTSVELSDKLTLLPVTRWARRRGVGSVLFSHERLDDMFAMRSGLETTSKVSIGLLNRLLVRSFDTLVVTSDYAQREFQALADAAGCPTVRVPLGVDLETFRPHPAAASDVLRLAHVGRLSREKSPHLAVATAVELHRRGVPVRMDVYGDGPHLDELVELAAGAPVTFHGFIAGRADLSHRIAAADVALSVCPGETFGLAVLEALASGTPVVTASRGGARELVDEQSGGWAESDPAALADAVLEVAARPVAVRRQAARRRAELFPWQATVDRMLAVHAAVTDGARVPA; encoded by the coding sequence GTGCGCATCGCCCAGCTCGCCAACTTCATCGGACCCGCCTCCGGCGGCATGAAGACCGCCGTCGCCGCCCTCGGGGCGGGGTACGTCACTGCCGGCGTGGACCGGCTGCTCGTCGTACCGGGCCCGGTGGACGCGGCGACCACGACCGAGCACGGCGACGTCGTGCAGGTGCGAGCGCCACGGGTGGGCGGTGGCTACCGGCTGATCGTGGAGCCGTGGCGGGTGGTCGACGTGCTGGAGCGGTTCGCGCCGACGTCGGTGGAGCTCAGCGACAAGCTCACCCTGCTGCCGGTGACCCGCTGGGCCCGACGCCGCGGCGTCGGGTCGGTGCTGTTCTCCCACGAGCGGCTCGACGACATGTTCGCGATGCGCAGCGGGCTGGAGACCACCTCGAAGGTCTCGATCGGGCTGCTCAACCGGCTGCTCGTCCGCAGCTTCGACACGCTCGTGGTGACCTCGGACTACGCGCAGCGGGAGTTCCAGGCACTCGCCGACGCGGCCGGCTGCCCGACGGTGCGCGTGCCGCTGGGTGTCGACCTGGAGACGTTCCGTCCCCATCCGGCCGCCGCGTCGGACGTGCTGCGCCTGGCCCACGTCGGCCGGCTGTCGCGGGAGAAGTCGCCGCACCTGGCCGTGGCGACCGCGGTCGAGCTGCACCGCCGCGGGGTACCGGTGCGGATGGACGTGTACGGCGACGGCCCGCACCTCGACGAGCTCGTCGAGCTGGCGGCCGGGGCGCCGGTCACGTTCCACGGGTTCATCGCGGGGCGCGCGGACCTGAGCCACCGGATCGCGGCGGCCGACGTGGCGCTCTCCGTCTGCCCGGGCGAGACCTTCGGGCTGGCCGTGCTCGAGGCGCTCGCGAGCGGCACCCCGGTCGTCACGGCGTCGCGGGGCGGCGCGCGCGAGCTGGTCGACGAGCAGTCCGGGGGCTGGGCCGAGTCCGACCCGGCCGCCCTCGCCGACGCCGTGCTCGAGGTCGCGGCCCGCCCGGTCGCCGTACGGCGCCAGGCCGCGCGCCGCCGCGCCGAGCTGTTCCCCTGGCAGGCGACCGTCGACCGGATGCTCGCCGTGCACGCGGCCGTCACCGACGGAGCACGGGTGCCCGCCTGA